One Mycolicibacterium fortuitum subsp. fortuitum genomic window carries:
- a CDS encoding dihydroorotase yields the protein MTNNIADSNPPVLIRGVRLYGEGDQVDVLVADGQIVEIGPGIGSEAPADAEVIDAANHILLPGFVDLHTHLREPGREYAEDIETGSAAAALGGYTAVFAMANTDPVADSAVVTDHVWNRGQQVGLVDVHPVGAVTVGLDGKQLTEMGLMASGVGRVRMFSDDGLCVHDPLVMRRALEYATGLGVLIAQHAEEPRLTVGAVAHEGPNAAKLGLTGWPRSAEESIVARDAILARDAGARVHICHASTAGTVELLKWAKAQGISITAEVTPHHLLLDDGRLASYDGRNRVNPPLREASDAEALRQALADGVIDCVATDHAPHAEHEKCCEFSAARPGMLGLQTALSVVAETMVRPGLLTWRGVAKVMSEAPAAIVGLPDQGRPLEVGEPANLTVIDPDATWTVEGDALASRSDNTPFESMTLPATVTATLLRGKITALDGKCPSVGRSAANRGSAP from the coding sequence ATGACGAACAACATCGCAGACTCGAACCCGCCGGTGCTCATTCGCGGGGTGCGCCTCTACGGTGAGGGTGACCAGGTCGACGTGCTGGTCGCCGACGGGCAGATCGTGGAGATTGGTCCGGGAATCGGTTCCGAAGCCCCCGCCGATGCCGAGGTGATCGACGCCGCGAACCACATACTGCTCCCGGGCTTCGTGGACCTTCACACCCACCTGCGCGAGCCTGGCCGCGAGTACGCCGAGGACATCGAAACCGGTTCGGCGGCAGCAGCCCTCGGTGGCTACACCGCGGTGTTCGCGATGGCCAACACCGATCCGGTCGCCGACTCCGCCGTGGTCACCGACCACGTGTGGAACCGCGGGCAGCAGGTCGGACTGGTCGATGTGCACCCGGTCGGTGCGGTCACCGTCGGTCTCGACGGCAAGCAGCTCACCGAGATGGGTCTGATGGCGTCCGGTGTGGGCCGGGTCCGGATGTTCTCCGACGACGGTCTGTGCGTCCACGATCCGCTGGTGATGCGGCGGGCGCTGGAATACGCCACCGGGCTCGGGGTACTCATCGCCCAGCATGCCGAGGAGCCGCGCCTGACGGTCGGCGCGGTGGCCCACGAGGGTCCCAACGCGGCCAAACTGGGGCTGACCGGATGGCCGCGCTCCGCCGAGGAATCGATCGTCGCCCGTGACGCGATCCTGGCCCGCGATGCCGGTGCCCGGGTGCACATCTGCCACGCCTCGACGGCGGGCACCGTCGAATTGCTGAAATGGGCCAAGGCGCAGGGGATTTCGATCACCGCCGAGGTCACACCGCATCATCTGCTGCTCGACGACGGTCGGCTGGCCAGCTACGACGGGCGCAACCGGGTCAACCCGCCGCTGCGTGAAGCCAGCGATGCCGAGGCGCTGCGGCAGGCGTTGGCCGACGGGGTCATCGACTGCGTGGCCACCGACCATGCCCCGCATGCCGAACACGAGAAGTGCTGCGAATTCTCGGCCGCGCGCCCGGGCATGCTCGGCCTGCAGACCGCGCTGTCGGTGGTGGCCGAGACGATGGTGCGCCCCGGCCTGCTGACCTGGCGCGGTGTGGCAAAGGTGATGAGCGAGGCACCGGCAGCCATCGTCGGTCTGCCCGATCAGGGCCGGCCGCTTGAGGTGGGCGAGCCCGCCAACCTCACGGTGATCGACCCCGACGCGACCTGGACGGTCGAAGGCGACGCACTGGCCAGCCGGTCGGACAACACGCCCTTCGAATCGATGACGCTGCCGGCGACCGTGACCGCCACACTGCTGCGGGGCAAGATCACCGCGCTCGACGGGAAGTGCCCTTCGGTGGGCAGGAGCGCAGCGAACCGGGGATCGGCACCGTGA
- the carA gene encoding glutamine-hydrolyzing carbamoyl-phosphate synthase small subunit: MTSNTRNTAASRQSGNTAVLVLEDGRVFTGTTFGAVGQTLGEAVFSTGMSGYQETLTDPSYHGQIVVATAPQIGNTGWNTEDGESRDDKIWVAGYAVRDPSPRASNWRASGTLDDELVRQGIVGIAGIDTRAVVRHLRTRGSMKAGVFSGDALATTDELVARVLDQPSMLGADLAGQVSTQSSYVVEPEGGHRFTVAAVDLGIKTNTPRNFARRGIRSHVLPSSATFDQIADLKPDGVFLSNGPGDPATADHIVAVTREVLSAGIPLFGICFGNQILGRALGRSTYKMVFGHRGINIPVIDHITGRVAITAQNHGFALEGEAGEKFDTPFGSAEVSHTCANDGVVEGIRLADGRAFSVQYHPEAAAGPHDAEYLFDQFVDLMAGEK; the protein is encoded by the coding sequence ATGACGAGCAACACACGGAACACGGCGGCGAGCCGCCAATCTGGCAACACGGCGGTCCTGGTACTCGAAGACGGCCGCGTCTTCACCGGTACGACGTTCGGGGCGGTCGGGCAGACCCTCGGCGAGGCGGTGTTCTCCACCGGCATGTCGGGCTACCAGGAGACCCTCACCGACCCCAGCTACCACGGTCAGATCGTGGTCGCCACCGCACCGCAGATCGGCAACACCGGGTGGAACACCGAAGATGGTGAAAGCCGCGACGACAAGATCTGGGTGGCCGGTTACGCAGTGCGTGATCCCTCCCCGCGGGCGTCGAACTGGCGTGCCAGCGGCACCCTCGACGACGAGCTGGTCCGTCAGGGCATCGTTGGTATCGCCGGGATCGACACCCGGGCAGTGGTGCGCCACCTGCGTACCCGCGGTTCGATGAAGGCCGGGGTTTTCTCGGGGGATGCGTTGGCGACGACCGACGAATTGGTCGCTCGCGTACTGGACCAGCCCTCGATGCTGGGCGCGGATCTGGCCGGCCAGGTCAGCACGCAGAGTTCCTATGTTGTGGAACCGGAAGGCGGTCACCGATTTACGGTGGCGGCCGTCGACCTCGGCATCAAGACCAACACCCCGCGTAACTTCGCCCGGCGTGGGATCCGCAGCCACGTGCTGCCATCGTCGGCGACCTTCGACCAGATCGCCGATCTCAAGCCGGACGGGGTTTTCCTGTCCAACGGCCCCGGCGACCCGGCCACCGCCGATCACATCGTCGCGGTGACCCGCGAGGTCCTGAGTGCGGGGATCCCGTTGTTCGGCATCTGCTTCGGCAACCAGATCCTGGGCCGCGCCCTGGGCCGGTCCACCTACAAGATGGTGTTCGGCCACCGCGGCATCAACATCCCGGTCATCGACCACATCACCGGACGGGTGGCGATCACCGCCCAGAACCACGGTTTCGCTCTTGAGGGCGAGGCGGGGGAGAAGTTCGATACCCCGTTCGGCTCGGCCGAGGTCAGTCACACCTGTGCCAACGACGGTGTGGTCGAAGGCATCCGGCTGGCCGACGGCCGGGCGTTCTCGGTGCAGTACCACCCGGAGGCCGCGGCCGGCCCGCACGACGCCGAGTACCTGTTCGACCAGTTCGTAGACCTGATGGCAGGAGAGAAGTAA
- the carB gene encoding carbamoyl-phosphate synthase large subunit — MPRRSDLNHVLVIGSGPIVIGQACEFDYSGTQACRVLRSEGIQVSLVNSNPATIMTDPEYADNTYVEPITWEFVEKVIVQQAERGNKIDAVLATLGGQTALNTAVALHENGVLEKYGVELIGADFEAIQRGEDRQKFKDIVSKVGGESARSRVCFTMDEVRETVADLGLPVVVRPSFTMGGLGSGMAYSAEDVERMAGDGLAASPSANVLIEESIYGWKEFELELMRDSRDNVVVVCSIENFDPMGVHTGDSVTVAPAMTLTDREYQKMRDLGIAILREVGVDTGGCNIQFAINPKDGRLIVIEMNPRVSRSSALASKATGFPIAKIAAKLAIGYTLDEILNDITKETPACFEPTLDYVVVKAPRFAFEKFPGADATLTTTMKSVGEAMSLGRNFIEALGKVMRSLETSRAGFWTGPDPDLTVEQLLTGLRTAVDGRLYDIEHALRLGASVEQVAEASGVDPWFIEQIAGLVALRVELLEAPVLDAELLRRAKHSGLSDRQIAALRPELAGESGVRALRRRLGIHPVYKTVDTCAAEFDAKTPYHYSSYELDPAAETEVAPQTEKPKVLILGSGPNRIGQGIEFDYSCVHAATTLSEVGFETVMVNCNPETVSTDYDTADRLYFEPLTFEDVLEVYYAEDTSGKGDDGTGPGVVGVIVQLGGQTPLGLAKRLEDAGVPIVGTGPDAIDLAEDRGLFGEVLVNAGLPAPRFGTATSFEQARRIASDIGYPVLVRPSYVLGGRGMEIVYDEATLEGYIARATQLSPEHPVLVDRFLEDAIEIDVDALCDGNEVYIGGIMEHIEEAGIHSGDSACALPPVTLGRSDIEAVRRATEAIARGIGVVGLLNVQYALKDDVLYVLEANPRASRTVPFVSKATAVPLAKACARVMLGASIAELRAEGLLNKNGDGATIARNAPVAVKEAVLPFHRFRRADGAQVDSLLGPEMKSTGEVMGIDHDFGTAFAKSQTAAYGSLPTSGTVFVSVANRDKRSLVFPVKRLADLGFRVLATEGTAEMLRRNGIPCDEVRKHSEEPDGANPLPSSVDAIKAGEVNMVINTPYGNSGPRVDGYEIRSAAVSMNIPCVTTVQGASAAVQGIEAAIRGDIGVMSLQELHSELESH; from the coding sequence ATGCCACGTCGCTCTGACCTCAACCACGTGCTGGTGATCGGGTCCGGCCCGATCGTCATCGGCCAGGCCTGTGAATTCGACTATTCGGGTACCCAGGCCTGCCGGGTGCTGCGTTCCGAAGGCATCCAGGTCAGCCTGGTCAACTCGAATCCGGCGACGATCATGACGGACCCCGAATACGCCGACAACACCTACGTCGAGCCGATCACCTGGGAGTTCGTCGAGAAGGTCATCGTTCAGCAGGCCGAGCGCGGCAACAAGATCGACGCCGTGCTGGCCACCCTCGGCGGACAGACCGCGCTGAACACCGCGGTGGCCCTGCACGAGAACGGTGTGCTGGAGAAGTACGGGGTCGAACTCATCGGCGCCGACTTCGAGGCCATCCAGCGCGGTGAGGACCGACAGAAGTTCAAGGACATCGTCTCCAAGGTCGGCGGTGAATCCGCCCGCAGCCGTGTGTGTTTCACCATGGACGAGGTTCGCGAGACCGTCGCCGACCTGGGGTTGCCCGTCGTCGTCCGCCCGTCCTTCACCATGGGCGGGCTCGGGTCCGGCATGGCGTACTCCGCCGAGGACGTCGAACGGATGGCCGGTGACGGCCTGGCCGCCTCGCCGTCGGCGAACGTGCTGATCGAGGAATCCATCTACGGGTGGAAGGAATTCGAGCTCGAGCTGATGCGCGACAGCCGTGACAACGTCGTGGTGGTCTGCTCGATCGAGAACTTCGACCCCATGGGCGTGCACACCGGTGATTCGGTCACCGTCGCCCCGGCCATGACCCTGACCGACCGCGAGTACCAGAAGATGCGTGACCTCGGCATCGCGATCCTGCGCGAGGTCGGCGTCGACACCGGCGGTTGCAACATCCAGTTCGCGATCAACCCGAAAGACGGCAGGCTCATCGTCATCGAGATGAACCCGCGCGTCTCCCGGTCGAGTGCGCTGGCGTCGAAGGCCACCGGCTTCCCGATCGCCAAGATCGCCGCCAAGCTGGCAATCGGCTACACCCTGGACGAGATCCTCAACGACATCACCAAGGAAACCCCGGCCTGCTTCGAGCCCACACTGGACTACGTCGTCGTCAAGGCGCCGCGGTTCGCGTTCGAGAAGTTCCCCGGCGCCGACGCCACCCTGACCACCACGATGAAGTCGGTCGGCGAGGCGATGTCGTTGGGCCGCAACTTCATCGAGGCCCTCGGCAAGGTGATGCGGTCGCTGGAGACCAGCCGCGCCGGGTTCTGGACCGGACCGGACCCAGATCTGACGGTCGAGCAGCTTCTGACCGGCCTGCGCACAGCCGTGGACGGCAGGCTCTACGACATCGAACACGCGCTGCGCCTGGGGGCCAGTGTCGAGCAGGTGGCCGAGGCCTCCGGCGTCGACCCGTGGTTCATCGAGCAGATCGCCGGGCTGGTCGCACTGCGCGTCGAGCTGCTCGAAGCGCCGGTGCTGGATGCCGAGTTGTTGCGACGCGCCAAGCACAGCGGTCTGTCGGACCGCCAGATCGCCGCATTGCGACCGGAACTCGCCGGAGAGTCCGGGGTGCGCGCACTGCGCCGCCGGCTCGGTATCCACCCGGTGTACAAGACCGTCGACACCTGCGCAGCCGAATTCGACGCCAAGACGCCGTACCACTACAGCAGCTACGAGCTCGATCCCGCTGCCGAGACCGAGGTCGCGCCGCAGACCGAGAAGCCCAAGGTGCTGATCCTGGGTTCCGGCCCGAACCGGATCGGCCAGGGCATCGAATTCGATTACAGCTGTGTGCACGCCGCCACCACGTTGAGTGAGGTCGGCTTCGAAACCGTGATGGTCAACTGCAACCCCGAGACGGTGTCCACCGATTACGACACCGCCGACCGGTTGTACTTCGAGCCGCTCACATTCGAGGACGTGCTGGAGGTCTACTACGCCGAGGACACCTCGGGCAAGGGCGACGACGGGACCGGCCCCGGCGTGGTCGGTGTGATCGTGCAGCTCGGCGGCCAGACTCCACTGGGCCTGGCCAAGCGGCTGGAGGACGCCGGCGTCCCCATCGTGGGCACCGGCCCCGATGCCATCGACCTGGCCGAGGACCGCGGGCTTTTCGGCGAGGTTCTGGTCAACGCGGGCCTGCCCGCCCCGCGGTTCGGCACTGCCACCAGCTTCGAGCAGGCCCGGCGAATCGCTTCCGATATCGGCTATCCCGTGCTCGTGCGGCCGTCCTACGTGCTCGGTGGACGCGGCATGGAAATCGTGTACGACGAAGCGACGCTTGAGGGCTACATCGCCCGCGCCACTCAGCTGTCCCCGGAACACCCGGTTCTGGTGGACCGGTTCCTCGAGGACGCGATCGAGATCGACGTCGACGCGCTGTGCGACGGCAACGAGGTGTACATCGGCGGAATCATGGAGCACATCGAGGAAGCCGGTATCCACTCCGGCGACTCGGCATGCGCGTTGCCCCCGGTGACCCTGGGCCGCAGCGACATCGAAGCAGTGCGCCGCGCGACCGAGGCCATTGCCCGCGGTATCGGCGTGGTGGGCCTGCTCAACGTGCAGTACGCGCTCAAGGACGATGTGCTCTACGTGCTGGAGGCCAACCCGCGCGCCAGCCGTACCGTGCCCTTCGTCTCCAAGGCCACCGCGGTGCCGCTGGCCAAGGCCTGCGCCCGGGTGATGTTGGGCGCGAGCATCGCCGAGTTGCGTGCCGAAGGCCTGCTGAACAAGAACGGTGACGGGGCCACCATTGCCCGTAACGCGCCGGTCGCGGTCAAGGAAGCAGTGCTGCCGTTCCACCGGTTCCGCCGGGCTGACGGTGCGCAGGTCGACTCGCTGCTGGGACCGGAGATGAAGTCGACCGGCGAGGTGATGGGCATCGACCACGACTTCGGTACGGCCTTCGCCAAGAGTCAGACCGCGGCCTACGGGTCGCTGCCGACCTCGGGTACCGTCTTCGTGTCGGTGGCCAACCGCGACAAGCGTTCCCTGGTCTTCCCCGTCAAGCGACTGGCTGATCTCGGGTTCCGGGTGCTCGCCACCGAGGGAACCGCGGAGATGCTGCGCCGCAACGGAATTCCGTGTGACGAAGTGCGCAAGCACTCTGAAGAACCTGACGGCGCCAACCCCCTGCCGTCCTCGGTCGACGCCATCAAGGCCGGCGAGGTCAACATGGTGATCAACACGCCGTACGGAAACTCCGGGCCGCGCGTCGACGGCTACGAGATCCGTTCGGCCGCAGTGTCGATGAACATCCCGTGCGTGACAACGGTGCAAGGTGCCTCGGCCGCGGTCCAGGGCATCGAGGCAGCCATCCGCGGCGACATCGGGGTGATGTCGCTGCAGGAACTGCACAGCGAGCTGGAATCGCACTGA
- the pyrF gene encoding orotidine-5'-phosphate decarboxylase produces the protein MEAFGQRLGAAVSERGPLCPGIDPHPELLRAWGLSADADGLAAFSDICVTAFSGFAMVKPQVAFFEAYGSAGFAVLERTMAALREAGVLVLADAKRGDIGSTMAAYAAAWAGDSPLAADAVTASPYLGFGSLQPLLDTAAANGRGVFVLAATSNPEGPTVQRALAGSRTVAQSIVDSVAEVNRAAAQSTGSVGVVVGATVTDLPDLSALGGPVLVPGVGAQGGRADALDGFGGARLVLPTVSREVLRAGPAVADLRAAAERLRDEVSYLA, from the coding sequence ATGGAGGCTTTCGGGCAACGGTTGGGCGCTGCGGTCTCGGAGCGGGGACCGCTGTGCCCCGGGATCGATCCGCATCCCGAGCTGTTGCGCGCGTGGGGCCTGTCCGCCGATGCCGACGGGCTGGCCGCGTTCAGCGACATCTGCGTGACGGCGTTCTCCGGATTCGCGATGGTCAAGCCGCAGGTGGCGTTCTTCGAGGCCTATGGTTCGGCGGGTTTCGCCGTACTAGAACGCACGATGGCCGCGCTGCGTGAGGCAGGGGTGCTGGTGCTGGCCGATGCCAAGCGCGGGGACATCGGCTCGACCATGGCCGCCTACGCGGCGGCGTGGGCCGGTGACTCACCGCTGGCTGCCGACGCGGTGACCGCATCGCCGTACCTGGGGTTCGGATCGCTGCAGCCACTGCTGGACACCGCCGCGGCCAACGGTCGCGGGGTTTTCGTGCTGGCCGCCACCTCCAACCCTGAAGGGCCTACCGTGCAGCGCGCGCTGGCGGGGTCACGCACGGTGGCCCAGTCCATCGTCGATTCCGTCGCGGAGGTGAATCGGGCTGCGGCACAGTCCACCGGATCGGTCGGAGTGGTCGTCGGGGCAACGGTCACCGACCTGCCCGACCTCAGCGCCCTGGGCGGCCCGGTACTGGTGCCCGGCGTCGGAGCCCAGGGGGGCCGTGCCGACGCGTTGGACGGGTTCGGGGGAGCCCGACTGGTGCTGCCCACGGTGTCCCGGGAGGTGCTCCGGGCCGGCCCGGCGGTGGCCGATCTTCGCGCGGCCGCCGAACGCCTTCGCGACGAGGTCTCCTACCTCGCCTGA
- a CDS encoding DUF2330 domain-containing protein: protein MSVVLALLLIGLTANVVAPAWACGCGAYIPDRGGASVADERALVAWDGATEDILMSFNVQGSSSKAAWIMPVPTEAEVTLGESAVFSALSALSAPRVEYRDSWWPTFGWLTQMFSGSQDGLVMAAAPDGVTVRSQQRLGPFNVTRLASADPHALATWLAQKGFAQPPSLADDLAPYVAEGWEIVAVQLFPDAAGQTLTGELQPLRLSFASDTAIYPMRLSRAAQHPLSVDLYVLAGHRMDPTALPVTGGNPTLQFAGRISSRISELNTYLEAGDYLTRWTDTIDSPASIDGDYAFAPAAADNDYRAVVYRERDRGDVTGLALYVAAAIGAVAVLVRVLKVRGRRQAR, encoded by the coding sequence ATGAGTGTGGTTCTGGCCCTGCTGTTGATCGGTCTGACAGCGAATGTCGTGGCGCCGGCATGGGCGTGTGGATGCGGCGCGTACATCCCCGACCGTGGGGGCGCCAGCGTCGCCGACGAACGCGCGCTCGTGGCGTGGGACGGTGCCACCGAGGACATCCTGATGTCGTTCAACGTCCAGGGCAGCTCGTCGAAAGCCGCCTGGATCATGCCGGTGCCCACGGAGGCCGAAGTCACGCTCGGAGAGTCTGCGGTCTTCAGTGCGCTGTCCGCGCTGTCGGCGCCCCGTGTCGAGTACCGCGACTCCTGGTGGCCGACGTTCGGCTGGCTGACCCAGATGTTCTCCGGAAGCCAGGACGGCCTAGTCATGGCCGCGGCTCCCGACGGAGTCACCGTGCGCAGCCAGCAGCGCCTCGGGCCGTTCAACGTCACGCGACTGGCCTCGGCCGATCCTCATGCGCTGGCCACATGGCTAGCCCAGAAGGGGTTTGCACAGCCGCCCAGCCTGGCCGACGACCTGGCGCCGTACGTAGCGGAGGGCTGGGAGATCGTGGCCGTTCAGCTGTTCCCCGACGCGGCCGGTCAGACGCTCACCGGGGAGCTGCAGCCATTGCGGTTGTCGTTCGCCTCCGACACCGCGATCTACCCGATGCGGCTGTCCCGCGCGGCACAGCATCCGCTCTCCGTCGACCTGTATGTGCTGGCCGGCCACCGCATGGATCCGACGGCGCTCCCGGTAACCGGGGGTAACCCGACCTTGCAGTTCGCCGGGCGTATTTCGAGTCGCATCTCGGAGCTCAACACGTACCTCGAAGCTGGTGACTACCTGACCAGGTGGACCGACACGATCGACTCCCCCGCGTCGATCGACGGCGACTACGCCTTCGCGCCCGCCGCGGCCGACAACGACTATCGCGCGGTGGTCTACCGCGAACGTGATCGTGGCGACGTCACCGGTTTGGCCTTGTACGTAGCCGCCGCCATCGGTGCCGTGGCTGTCTTGGTGCGGGTGCTGAAGGTCCGCGGTCGCCGTCAGGCGAGGTAG
- the mihF gene encoding integration host factor, actinobacterial type, with protein MALPQLTDEQRAAALEKAAAARRARAELKDRLKRGGTNLKQVLTDAETDEVLGKMKVSALLEALPKVGKVKAQEIMTELEIAPTRRLRGLGDRQRKALLEKFDQ; from the coding sequence GTGGCCCTTCCCCAGTTGACCGACGAACAGCGCGCGGCAGCGTTGGAGAAGGCTGCTGCCGCACGTCGAGCGCGAGCCGAGCTCAAGGATCGACTCAAGCGTGGCGGCACCAACCTCAAGCAGGTGCTCACCGACGCCGAGACCGATGAGGTCTTGGGCAAGATGAAGGTCTCCGCGCTGCTGGAGGCCCTGCCCAAGGTCGGCAAGGTCAAGGCGCAGGAAATCATGACAGAGCTGGAGATCGCCCCGACCCGCCGTCTGCGCGGCCTCGGTGATCGTCAGCGCAAGGCCCTCCTGGAGAAGTTCGACCAGTAG
- the gmk gene encoding guanylate kinase — protein MSAGRGAGQHTATAPVVVLSGPSAVGKSTVVRCLRERLPDLYFSVSVTTRAPRPGEVDGVDYTFVSKERFQQLIDDGELLEWAEIHGGLQRSGTPAQPVREATRAGRPVLIEVDLAGARAVKKAMPEAVSVFLAPPSWDELVSRLSGRGTETPEVMARRLETARAEMAAQSDFDQVVVNRQLDTACAELVSLLVDSR, from the coding sequence TTGAGCGCTGGTAGAGGGGCCGGACAACACACAGCGACGGCTCCGGTCGTCGTGTTGTCCGGTCCCTCCGCTGTTGGGAAGTCCACCGTGGTCCGCTGCCTGCGGGAGCGGCTTCCCGACCTGTATTTCTCCGTCTCGGTCACGACGAGGGCACCGCGACCGGGCGAAGTCGACGGAGTCGACTACACATTCGTGTCCAAAGAGCGTTTCCAGCAGCTGATCGACGACGGTGAGCTGCTGGAATGGGCTGAAATCCACGGTGGTTTGCAGCGCTCGGGCACGCCGGCGCAGCCCGTGCGGGAGGCCACCCGGGCCGGCCGCCCGGTGCTGATCGAGGTCGATCTGGCCGGGGCGCGCGCCGTCAAGAAGGCCATGCCCGAGGCGGTATCGGTGTTCCTGGCACCGCCGAGCTGGGACGAACTGGTCAGCCGGTTGTCCGGCCGCGGCACCGAGACCCCCGAGGTGATGGCCAGGCGATTGGAGACGGCGCGGGCCGAAATGGCCGCGCAATCCGACTTTGACCAGGTTGTCGTGAACCGCCAGTTGGATACCGCGTGCGCTGAATTGGTATCCTTGCTGGTGGACAGCCGATGA
- the rpoZ gene encoding DNA-directed RNA polymerase subunit omega, with translation MSTPHADAQLAAADDIASSAAGAYDTPLGITNPPIDELLDRASSKYALVIYAAKRARQINDYYNQLGDGILEYVGPLVEPGLQEKPLSIAMREIHEDLLEHTEGGE, from the coding sequence GTGAGCACCCCGCACGCCGATGCGCAGCTGGCCGCTGCGGACGACATCGCTTCGTCCGCCGCCGGCGCCTACGACACGCCGCTGGGCATCACCAACCCGCCCATCGACGAGTTGCTGGACCGCGCGTCGAGCAAGTACGCGCTGGTGATCTACGCCGCCAAGCGGGCGCGCCAGATCAACGATTACTACAACCAACTCGGCGACGGCATTCTCGAATACGTCGGCCCCCTGGTCGAGCCGGGTCTGCAGGAGAAGCCGCTGTCCATCGCGATGCGGGAGATCCACGAGGACCTGCTCGAGCACACTGAGGGCGGCGAGTAG
- the coaBC gene encoding bifunctional phosphopantothenoylcysteine decarboxylase/phosphopantothenate--cysteine ligase CoaBC, with protein sequence MSARKRIVVGVSGGIAAYKACTLVRQLTEAGHSVRVLPTESALRFVGAATFEALSGNPVHTGVFTDVHEVPHVRIGQEADLVVVAPATADLLARAVAGRADDLLTATLLTARCPVLFAPAMHTEMWFHPATVDNVATLRRRGAVVLEPASGRLTGADSGAGRLPEAEEIATFAQLLLERGDALPYDLAGVKALVTAGGTREPIDPVRFIGNRSSGKQGYAVARVLAQRGADVTLVAGNTAGLVDPAGVDVVHIGSAAQLRDAVSKYAPESNVLVMAAAVADFRPAQVATSKIKKGGASEPSSIELVRNDDVLAGAVRARSEGQLPNMQAIVGFAAETGDANGDVLFHARAKLQRKGCDLLVVNAVGENRAFEVDHNDGWLLSADGAEAALEHGSKTLMATRIVDAIVAFLGKHDG encoded by the coding sequence GTGAGCGCGCGTAAGCGAATTGTCGTCGGTGTCTCCGGCGGTATTGCCGCCTACAAGGCGTGCACCCTGGTACGTCAACTCACCGAGGCGGGCCACTCCGTGCGGGTGCTTCCCACGGAGTCGGCGCTGCGCTTCGTCGGCGCCGCCACTTTCGAGGCCCTGTCGGGCAACCCGGTGCACACCGGCGTGTTCACCGACGTCCACGAGGTTCCGCACGTTCGCATCGGGCAGGAGGCCGATCTGGTCGTCGTCGCCCCTGCCACCGCCGACCTGCTGGCGCGTGCCGTGGCCGGCCGTGCCGATGACCTGCTGACCGCCACGCTGCTCACCGCGCGATGTCCGGTGCTCTTCGCGCCGGCGATGCACACCGAGATGTGGTTTCACCCGGCCACCGTCGACAACGTGGCCACTTTGCGCCGCCGGGGCGCGGTGGTGCTGGAGCCCGCTTCCGGTCGGCTCACAGGGGCTGACAGCGGTGCGGGACGGCTGCCCGAGGCCGAAGAGATCGCCACTTTTGCGCAATTGCTGCTGGAGCGCGGTGACGCGCTGCCCTACGACCTTGCCGGCGTCAAGGCTCTGGTGACCGCGGGTGGTACCCGCGAGCCCATCGATCCGGTGCGGTTCATCGGTAACCGCAGCTCGGGCAAGCAGGGCTACGCCGTAGCGCGGGTTCTGGCCCAGCGTGGCGCCGACGTGACGCTTGTCGCGGGCAATACGGCCGGTCTGGTCGACCCGGCGGGCGTCGACGTCGTGCACATCGGCTCGGCAGCGCAGCTGCGCGACGCGGTCTCCAAATATGCCCCGGAATCCAATGTTCTGGTGATGGCCGCGGCCGTTGCCGACTTCCGGCCCGCGCAGGTGGCCACCAGCAAGATCAAGAAGGGCGGTGCGTCCGAGCCCAGCTCCATCGAACTGGTCCGCAATGACGACGTGCTCGCCGGTGCGGTGCGGGCCCGCAGCGAGGGTCAGCTGCCGAACATGCAGGCCATCGTCGGTTTCGCCGCGGAGACCGGCGACGCCAACGGCGATGTGCTCTTCCATGCCAGGGCCAAACTCCAGCGCAAGGGATGCGACCTGCTGGTGGTGAACGCGGTGGGGGAGAACCGCGCGTTCGAGGTCGATCACAACGACGGTTGGTTGCTGAGCGCCGACGGGGCGGAGGCCGCACTCGAGCACGGTTCGAAGACGCTGATGGCCACCCGTATCGTGGACGCAATCGTGGCGTTCCTGGGCAAGCACGACGGGTGA